The Anopheles coluzzii chromosome 2, AcolN3, whole genome shotgun sequence genome window below encodes:
- the LOC120950002 gene encoding gamma-glutamyl hydrolase A-like isoform X2 — protein sequence MQNSSAKVQPTMNSTAAKVALVAMLLLVSTALGKQIVESQERAVPYYGTVNDQPVVGILSQELSYLMTQNYGDDGYDSYIAASYVKFVEGAGARVVPIWINQPVEYYQTIMANLNGVLLPGGATWFNQSNGYADAGRHIYDIAMQYNENGEYFPLWGTCLGFELLTYLAANGTEHRAHCRSNSQALPLNFKDDFRKSRLFASAPNDVIDILSNEPVTANFHQFCVTEANLTAYGLDEEWRVMSVDRDWNGMEFISTIEHKSYPFYGIQFHPEKNIYEWIQNKNISHTANAVRAAQFFADFFIAEARKSDHSFPNEATLEKHVIYNYQPTFTGLQRSSFEQCYMFQESPKVLPKVMKSKKVVLKKKILQRDPPATAGL from the exons ATGCAAAACAGCTCCGCAAAAGTACAACCAACAATGAACTCGACTGCAGCGAAAGTGGCGCTGGtggcgatgctgctgctagtgaGCACGGCCCTGGGTAAGCAGATAGTCGAAAGCCAGGAGCGTGCTGTGCCCTACTACGGGACGGTAAACGATCAGCCCGTCGTGGGCATTCTGTCCCAGGAGCTGTCCTACCTGATGACGCAAAACTATGGTGACGACGGGTACGACAGCTACATTGCGGCCTCGTACGTAAAGTTTGTCGAAGGTGCCGGAGCACGCGTTGTGCCGATCTG GATCAACCAGCCGGTAGAATACTACCAAACGATAATGGCCAACCTGAACGGGGTGCTGCTTCCGGGCGGTGCTACCTGGTTCAACCAGAGCAACGGTTATGCCGATGCCGGCCGACACATCTACGACATTGCGATGCAGTACAACGAGAACGGTGAGTACTTCCCGCTGTGGGGTACCTGTCTCGGGTTCGAGCTGCTCACCTATCTGGCGGCGAACGGTACGGAGCATCGGGCCCACTGCCGATCCAACAGCCAGGCGTTGCCACTGAACTTTAAGGACGATTTCCGCAAGAGCCGGCTGTTTGCCAGCGCCCCGAACGACGTGATCGACATCCTGAGCAACGAACCGGTGACGGCCAACTTCCACCAGTTCTGCGTGACCGAGGCGAACCTGACCGCGTACGGGCTGGACGAGGAGTGGCGCGTAATGTCCGTCGATCGGGACTGGAACGGGATGGAGTTTATCTCCACCATCGAGCATAAGAG CTACCCGTTTTATGGCATTCAGTTCCACCCCGAGAAGAACATTTACGAGTGGATACAGAACAAGAACATCTCCCACACGGCGAACGCCGTTCGGGCGGCCCAGTTCTTTGCCGACTTCTTCATCGCCGAAGCGCGCAAAAGTGACCACAGCTTCCCGAACGAGGCCACGCTGGAGAAGCACGTGATCTACAACTACCAGCCGACCTTTACCGGGCTGCAGCGATCCAGCTTCGAGCAGTGCTACATGTTCCAGG aaTCACCCAAAGTGTTGCCCAAAGTGATGAAATCCAAAAAGGTCGTGCTGAAGAAAAAGATCCTCCAGCGTGATCCGCCAGCCACCGCTGGCCTTTAA
- the LOC120950002 gene encoding gamma-glutamyl hydrolase A-like isoform X1 — MQNSSAKVQPTMNSTAAKVALVAMLLLVSTALGKQIVESQERAVPYYGTVNDQPVVGILSQELSYLMTQNYGDDGYDSYIAASYVKFVEGAGARVVPIWINQPVEYYQTIMANLNGVLLPGGATWFNQSNGYADAGRHIYDIAMQYNENGEYFPLWGTCLGFELLTYLAANGTEHRAHCRSNSQALPLNFKDDFRKSRLFASAPNDVIDILSNEPVTANFHQFCVTEANLTAYGLDEEWRVMSVDRDWNGMEFISTIEHKSYPFYGIQFHPEKNIYEWIQNKNISHTANAVRAAQFFADFFIAEARKSDHSFPNEATLEKHVIYNYQPTFTGLQRSSFEQCYMFQGNYSPEADDADPDNNASSTIVSLTSCMLPLLTTTITLLFLPPVPLF, encoded by the exons ATGCAAAACAGCTCCGCAAAAGTACAACCAACAATGAACTCGACTGCAGCGAAAGTGGCGCTGGtggcgatgctgctgctagtgaGCACGGCCCTGGGTAAGCAGATAGTCGAAAGCCAGGAGCGTGCTGTGCCCTACTACGGGACGGTAAACGATCAGCCCGTCGTGGGCATTCTGTCCCAGGAGCTGTCCTACCTGATGACGCAAAACTATGGTGACGACGGGTACGACAGCTACATTGCGGCCTCGTACGTAAAGTTTGTCGAAGGTGCCGGAGCACGCGTTGTGCCGATCTG GATCAACCAGCCGGTAGAATACTACCAAACGATAATGGCCAACCTGAACGGGGTGCTGCTTCCGGGCGGTGCTACCTGGTTCAACCAGAGCAACGGTTATGCCGATGCCGGCCGACACATCTACGACATTGCGATGCAGTACAACGAGAACGGTGAGTACTTCCCGCTGTGGGGTACCTGTCTCGGGTTCGAGCTGCTCACCTATCTGGCGGCGAACGGTACGGAGCATCGGGCCCACTGCCGATCCAACAGCCAGGCGTTGCCACTGAACTTTAAGGACGATTTCCGCAAGAGCCGGCTGTTTGCCAGCGCCCCGAACGACGTGATCGACATCCTGAGCAACGAACCGGTGACGGCCAACTTCCACCAGTTCTGCGTGACCGAGGCGAACCTGACCGCGTACGGGCTGGACGAGGAGTGGCGCGTAATGTCCGTCGATCGGGACTGGAACGGGATGGAGTTTATCTCCACCATCGAGCATAAGAG CTACCCGTTTTATGGCATTCAGTTCCACCCCGAGAAGAACATTTACGAGTGGATACAGAACAAGAACATCTCCCACACGGCGAACGCCGTTCGGGCGGCCCAGTTCTTTGCCGACTTCTTCATCGCCGAAGCGCGCAAAAGTGACCACAGCTTCCCGAACGAGGCCACGCTGGAGAAGCACGTGATCTACAACTACCAGCCGACCTTTACCGGGCTGCAGCGATCCAGCTTCGAGCAGTGCTACATGTTCCAGGGTAACTATTCGCCTGAGGCGGATGATGCGGATCCGGATAACAATGCTTCCTCCACCATCGTATCCCTAACATCCTGCATGCTTCCCTTGCTAACCACTACCATCACCTTGTTGTTCCTGCCGCCTGTGCCCCTTTTTTAA
- the LOC120950004 gene encoding uncharacterized protein LOC120950004 — protein sequence MDKDTSRRVTISKTLEEVRVLNAQNDKLLKDFGIDVFSFADPAQELLDQFAQIRLHTGLCLERPQMSLLEEFLYTREAQRLEAKTQAITLGSDVVSLRLRCADETREVSRLECFLEEAHELATTTDEFEKKKANQEKNCEVVKSKLKSLPNVPEDVNLDELIANVQLLEEEDSRRGGDK from the exons ATGGATAAAG ACACATCGAGACGCGTTACTATTAGCAAAACGCTGGAAGAAGTGCGCGTCCTTA ATGCGCAGAACGATAAATTGTTGAAAGATTTCGGTATCGATGTGTTCAGCTTTGCCGATCCGGCGCAGGAGCTGCTGGATCAGTTCGCCCAAATCCGGCTCCACACCGGGCTGTGCCTGGAGCGCCCCCAAATGTCGCTGCTCGAAGAGTTCCTGTACACGCGAGAAGCGCAGCGGCTGGAAGCGAAAACGCAAGCCATTACGCTAGGCTCGGACGTGGTTTCGCTGCGGCTCCGGTGTGCCGACGAGACGAGGGAAGTGAGCCGGCTGGAATGCTTCCTCGAGGAAGCCCACGAGCTAGCCACCACGACGGATGAGTTCGAGAAGAAAAAGGCAAACCAGGAGAAAAACTGCGAGGTGGTAAAGAGCAAACTG AAAAGCCTTCCGAATGTTCCGGAGGATGTCAATTTAGACGAACTGATCGCTAACGTTcagctgctggaggaggaggacagCCGTCGGGGTGGTGATAAGTGA